One Helianthus annuus cultivar XRQ/B chromosome 7, HanXRQr2.0-SUNRISE, whole genome shotgun sequence genomic region harbors:
- the LOC110868800 gene encoding 3-ketoacyl-CoA synthase 12, giving the protein MMLVILECLIVVCIVYLLYKFIDQKRNQSCYILHYECFKPPDDRKVSTDFSGEMMKRCNLPLEEYRFLLRAIVSSGIGEDTYGPRNFFTENGTNSTLSDTQFEMDEFFTETLDKLFSKSRVSPQDIDILVVNVSVLTLVPSLTSRIINHYKMREDIKSFNISGMGCSASLISINLVQNMFKTHRNKLALVLTTEAIAPNWYNGKERSMILTNCLFRCGGCSVLLTNNPALQNRAMFKLKYLVRTHLGASDEAHTCGWQQEDDKGNIGFFLGKNLPKTATRALTENLKEIAPKILPLTAICRFVLLVNIQKFGAKYLHIRGKKKVGLNFKLGVDHFCLHPGGKAVIEGVQRSLGLGDDDMEPSRMTLHRFGNTSASSLWYVLGYMEAKKRLKKGDRVLMIGFGSGFKCNSCMWEVTRDLDDKNVWEDCVDNFPPKSLVNPYFEKYGWINEENAATELEALLES; this is encoded by the coding sequence ATGATGCTTGTGATATTAGAGTGTCTCATTGTAGTTTGTATTGTATACCTCTTATATAAATTCATTGACCAAAAAAGAAACCAATCATGTTACATCTTGCATTACGAGTGCTTCAAGCCTCCTGATGACCGGAAAGTCTCCACTGACTTTTCCGGTGAGATGATGAAGCGATGCAACTTGCCTCTCGAGGAGTATCGGTTTTTGTTGCGAGCTATCGTTAGCTCAGGCATCGGTGAAGACACTTACGGTCCAAGAAACTTCTTCACGGAAAACGGGACAAACTCTACGTTGTCCGACACCCAGTTTGAAATGGACGAGTTTTTTACAGAAACCCTAGATAAACTGTTTAGTAAATCTAGGGTTTCTCCACAGGACATTGACATACTGGTTGTCAATGTCTCTGTACTGACGTTAGTCCCATCACTAACGTCACGTATCATCAACCATTACAAAATGCGAGAAGATATTAAATCTTTTAACATTTCAGGAATGGGATGTAGCGCGAGTTTGATCTCGATCAATCTCGTCCAAAACATGTTCAAAACTCATCGAAACAAACTCGCTCTCGTCTTAACCACAGAGGCCATCGCGCCAAACTGGTACAACGGGAAAGAAAGGTCCATGATCCTCACCAACTGCTTGTTTCGCTGTGGCGGTTGTTCAGTGCTCTTAACCAACAACCCGGCTCTACAAAACCGAGCCATGTTCAAGCTAAAATATCTCGTTCGAACCCATTTGGGCGCAAGCGATGAAGCCCACACATGTGGCTGGCAACAAGAAGATGACAAGGGAAATATAGGGTTTTTCCTAGGGAAAAACTTACCAAAAACCGCCACGCGAGCTCTAACCGAGAACTTAAAAGAGATAGCGCCGAAGATACTACCATTAACCGCGATCTGCCGCTTCGTTTTGCTAGTAAACATCCAGAAATTTGGTGCTAAATATTTGCATATAAGGGGCAAAAAGAAAGTGGGTTTGAACTTCAAGTTAGGTGTGGACCATTTTTGTTTGCACCCAGGTGGAAAGGCTGTGATTGAAGGGGTTCAAAGGAGTTTAGGGTTAGGTGATGATGACATGGAGCCATCTAGGATGACACTTCATAGATTTGGTAACACGTCAGCAAGTAGTTTGTGGTATGTTTTAGGGTATATGGAGGCTAAAAAGAGGTTGAAAAAGGGAGATAGGGTTTTGATGATCGGGTTCGGATCCGGGTTCAAGTGTAACAGTTGCATGTGGGAGGTAACAAGAGATTTGGATGATAAAAATGTTTGGGAAGATTGTGTAGATAATTTTCCACCAAAGTCTTTAGTTAATCCATATTTTGAGAAATATGGATGGATTaatgaagaaaatgctgcaactGAGCTAGAAGCTTTATTGGAATCATAA